In a single window of the Pseudogemmatithrix spongiicola genome:
- the ftcD gene encoding glutamate formimidoyltransferase, whose product MSLVECVPNFSEGRDQSTIDAIRDAIASVDGIVVLDVSSDPSHNRTVVTFVAPVERAAEAAFRGIKVASERIDLTKHSGEHPRIGATDVCPFIPLEGASMEDCVVLARTLGERVGKELGIPVYLYERAATRPDRTNLADIRRGEFELARTEIGTNPNRVPDFGPNKIHPTAGATVIGARPFLVAYNVYLGGKENLQVAKNVAKAVRGSSGGLKGVKGLGMEVDGQAQVSMNLVDLDATPLHRAYEMVKMEAEAQGVTPTWSEIVGLVPERALFEAAARHLRWRDYKPDFVLERKVRAAISGGESLSGFIGDVASSAPVPGGGSVSALVGSLAAALAQMVAGLTVGRKKYAAVEDEMKELGLRANALVRRLHALKDEDAAAYALVSNAYKLPKDTPEQDSARTVAIQAALMKAAEVPLETARWCAEVAELAAICATKGNTNAASDAGVAALLAEAAAKGAAYNVRINVVGMPDKAAGAPMAEEAKRLVAAASSAATRATTAVEAQL is encoded by the coding sequence ATGTCTCTCGTTGAGTGCGTCCCGAACTTTTCCGAAGGCCGCGACCAGTCCACCATCGACGCCATCCGTGACGCCATCGCGTCCGTAGACGGCATCGTCGTCCTTGATGTGAGCTCGGACCCGAGCCACAACCGCACCGTCGTCACCTTCGTCGCGCCGGTCGAGAGGGCCGCCGAGGCCGCGTTCCGCGGCATCAAGGTCGCGAGCGAGCGCATCGACCTCACCAAGCATTCGGGCGAGCACCCGCGCATCGGCGCCACCGACGTTTGCCCCTTCATTCCGCTCGAAGGCGCGTCCATGGAGGACTGCGTCGTGCTCGCGCGCACGCTTGGCGAGCGCGTCGGCAAGGAGCTGGGGATTCCGGTCTATCTCTACGAGCGCGCCGCCACGCGGCCCGACCGCACCAACCTCGCGGACATCCGTCGCGGCGAGTTCGAGCTCGCACGGACGGAGATCGGGACGAACCCGAATCGCGTCCCGGACTTCGGGCCCAACAAGATCCACCCCACCGCCGGCGCGACCGTCATCGGCGCGCGCCCCTTCCTCGTCGCCTACAACGTCTACCTCGGCGGCAAGGAGAACCTGCAGGTCGCCAAGAACGTCGCGAAGGCCGTGCGCGGGTCGAGCGGCGGCTTGAAGGGTGTGAAGGGCCTCGGCATGGAGGTCGATGGTCAGGCGCAGGTCTCGATGAACCTCGTCGACCTCGACGCCACGCCCCTGCACCGCGCCTACGAGATGGTGAAGATGGAAGCCGAGGCGCAGGGTGTCACGCCCACGTGGAGTGAGATCGTGGGGCTGGTGCCCGAGCGCGCGCTGTTCGAAGCCGCCGCGCGGCACCTGCGCTGGCGCGACTACAAGCCTGACTTCGTCCTCGAGCGCAAGGTGCGTGCCGCCATCAGCGGCGGCGAATCGCTCAGCGGTTTCATCGGCGATGTCGCGAGCTCGGCGCCGGTGCCCGGCGGTGGATCGGTTTCCGCGTTGGTGGGTTCGCTCGCCGCTGCACTCGCGCAGATGGTCGCGGGCCTGACCGTCGGCCGCAAGAAGTACGCGGCCGTCGAAGACGAGATGAAGGAACTCGGCCTCCGCGCCAACGCGCTGGTGCGCCGCCTGCATGCGCTGAAGGACGAAGACGCGGCAGCGTACGCCTTGGTGAGCAACGCCTACAAGCTGCCGAAGGACACGCCGGAGCAGGATTCGGCGCGCACCGTGGCGATCCAGGCGGCCTTGATGAAGGCCGCGGAAGTCCCGTTGGAAACGGCGCGCTGGTGCGCCGAGGTCGCCGAGCTTGCGGCCATCTGCGCGACGAAGGGCAACACCAATGCCGCCTCCGACGCCGGTGTCGCCGCGCTGCTCGCCGAGGCGGCGGCGAAGGGCGCCGCGTACAACGTGCGCATCAATGTCGTCGGGATGCCCGACAAGGCGGCGGGTGCGCCGATGGCCGAGGAGGCGAAGCGTTTGGTCGCCGCTGCATCGAGCGCGGCGACGCGGGCCACGACGGCGGTCGAGGCGCAGCTATGA
- a CDS encoding type ISP restriction/modification enzyme — protein MSDIGVDETLVETLRAYADGLKRGFESKGRYQPEDQLKPPVSTLLQAAGSLFGLEVRTHTEILADDGLGRPDIGVFTSGLLTGHVELKAPEKPADPTRLRGGDRQQWERFKGLPNLLYCNGREFVLMRSGERVASATIGEDPITEGANAVSAPAAAKLTAVLREFLRWEPIAPSSPKQLAATLAPLCRLLRGAVLTAVKAENEELTALAKDWRRYLFPSASDEEFADAYAQTLTYALLLARIEGDTAFSIDAAAKSLATGHSLLASALKILSDEQARQHLAIPFSYLERTISAVDPAQLMKKSKGDPWLYFYEDFLAAYDPEMRKNRGVYYTPIEVVHCQVRLVAELLRDRFDADRDFTDPQVITLDPAVGTGTYLLAALEHSLDAVEARSGTGARRSAASTAAKNLHGFELLVGPYAVAHLRLTQMIHAENAKPGSDGVRVYLTDTLESPHKEPPEHLPLLYKELGEEHERARRVKESTPVMVCIGNPPYDREQRAQNAAAGPRKGGWVRFGDGGDDSRPLLQDFIEPLSDLGYGVHAKNLYNDYVYFWRWALWKVFEQQGGAGKGIVSFITASSYLLGHAFAGVRATMRSTFEEMWILDLGGEGRGARKSENVFAIQTPVCIAIGVRRGPTDGACKVWYHAIDGSTAEKLAALESIRSLADVPWIAVTANEPHEPMLPSTGGAWNTWPRLTDLFPWQESGLQFKRTWPIAADVGTLDVRWRTLLASSSRALVFKETRDLKISKEVAPLIAGSPKLTPLGLLTPDEPMPSSQPYAYRSFDIRSAIIDPRVGDYLRPSLQHCHSERQVYLATKFTLQLGTGGAASATCYLPDLDYFNARGGRDIVPLYRDRDGREPNIATGILALLTARLGQSVSAEDFFAYCYAMLAGPAYAETFADELSIPGPRIPLTTNPRLFDEAVALGREWLFLHTYGERFVPTSRRAGRIPAGAIKCAKGTSDDPAEYPESFSYDAAKRELRVGDGRFTGVSPEVYEFQVSGYKVVQRWLAGRMKERSGKRSSPLDDIRPERWTFDNELLQLLWVLEHSCAKFATHAALLVRILGSKLISADELAEPTFEDRAGPRPSRRGNTVQETLNL, from the coding sequence GTGTCTGACATCGGCGTTGACGAAACGCTTGTCGAGACTTTGCGCGCGTACGCGGACGGACTGAAGCGCGGCTTCGAGAGCAAAGGGCGATACCAGCCAGAAGACCAACTGAAGCCACCCGTTAGCACGTTGCTGCAGGCGGCTGGCAGTCTCTTCGGGCTAGAAGTGCGTACGCACACTGAGATCCTCGCCGACGATGGACTGGGCCGCCCCGATATCGGCGTGTTCACCTCGGGACTCCTCACAGGCCACGTCGAGCTGAAGGCCCCTGAGAAGCCAGCCGACCCAACTCGGCTCCGCGGAGGCGATCGCCAGCAGTGGGAGCGGTTCAAAGGCTTACCCAACTTGCTCTACTGCAACGGGCGCGAGTTCGTCCTGATGCGGTCCGGCGAGCGAGTGGCGAGCGCAACTATCGGTGAGGATCCGATCACCGAGGGTGCGAATGCCGTGAGCGCACCCGCGGCAGCGAAGCTCACTGCAGTTCTGCGGGAGTTTCTGCGGTGGGAGCCGATTGCACCCTCGTCGCCCAAGCAGCTCGCCGCCACTCTCGCACCGTTATGCCGCTTGCTGCGCGGCGCCGTGCTCACAGCAGTGAAGGCGGAGAACGAGGAGCTTACCGCTCTCGCAAAGGACTGGCGACGCTACCTGTTCCCATCCGCGAGCGATGAGGAATTCGCCGACGCGTACGCCCAGACGCTGACTTACGCGCTCCTGCTTGCGCGCATCGAGGGCGACACCGCGTTCTCCATCGACGCAGCGGCCAAGTCGCTCGCGACGGGACACTCGCTGCTGGCCTCAGCCTTGAAGATCCTGAGCGACGAGCAGGCCCGTCAGCATCTCGCGATTCCCTTCAGCTATCTCGAGCGCACGATCTCGGCGGTGGACCCGGCTCAGCTAATGAAGAAGAGCAAGGGTGACCCGTGGCTCTATTTCTACGAAGACTTCCTGGCGGCCTACGACCCCGAGATGCGCAAGAACCGGGGCGTGTACTACACGCCGATCGAAGTCGTGCATTGCCAGGTGCGCTTGGTAGCCGAGCTGTTGCGCGATCGCTTCGACGCCGATCGCGACTTTACCGATCCTCAGGTCATAACGCTCGACCCTGCGGTGGGAACTGGAACGTACCTGCTGGCAGCGTTGGAGCACTCGTTGGACGCTGTCGAAGCGCGCTCTGGTACCGGGGCTCGGCGCAGCGCGGCCAGCACCGCAGCAAAGAACCTCCACGGTTTTGAGCTATTGGTCGGGCCGTACGCCGTCGCGCACCTGCGATTGACGCAGATGATTCACGCCGAGAACGCCAAGCCAGGATCCGATGGCGTGCGCGTGTACCTGACGGATACCCTTGAGTCGCCCCACAAGGAGCCGCCAGAGCACCTTCCGCTGCTCTACAAGGAACTCGGCGAAGAGCACGAACGCGCGCGTAGGGTGAAGGAAAGCACTCCAGTGATGGTTTGCATCGGCAACCCACCTTACGACCGTGAACAGCGCGCGCAGAACGCCGCTGCCGGTCCGCGCAAGGGCGGCTGGGTGCGGTTCGGCGATGGCGGTGACGACAGCCGTCCTCTGCTCCAAGACTTCATTGAACCCCTCTCGGACCTCGGCTACGGGGTGCATGCCAAGAACCTCTACAACGACTACGTCTACTTCTGGCGCTGGGCGCTGTGGAAGGTGTTCGAACAGCAAGGCGGGGCGGGCAAGGGTATTGTCAGTTTCATCACTGCTTCGTCCTATCTGCTCGGCCACGCGTTCGCTGGCGTGAGGGCGACAATGCGCTCCACGTTTGAGGAGATGTGGATTCTCGATCTCGGCGGCGAGGGGCGCGGAGCGCGGAAGTCCGAGAACGTCTTTGCGATCCAGACGCCAGTGTGCATTGCCATCGGCGTGCGCCGTGGCCCAACCGATGGTGCCTGCAAGGTGTGGTACCACGCGATCGATGGTAGCACTGCGGAGAAGCTCGCTGCACTGGAGTCGATCCGGTCATTGGCCGATGTGCCCTGGATTGCGGTGACAGCGAACGAGCCGCACGAGCCAATGTTGCCGAGCACTGGGGGCGCATGGAACACTTGGCCGCGACTGACGGATCTGTTTCCGTGGCAGGAGAGCGGACTGCAATTCAAGCGGACGTGGCCGATCGCTGCGGACGTTGGGACACTGGACGTCCGCTGGCGCACGCTGCTTGCTAGCAGCTCGCGTGCCCTGGTCTTCAAGGAGACTCGCGACCTCAAAATATCCAAAGAGGTGGCACCGCTGATCGCCGGTTCACCGAAGCTCACACCGCTTGGCTTGCTCACGCCGGATGAGCCCATGCCAAGCTCGCAACCGTACGCGTATCGAAGCTTCGACATCAGGAGCGCGATTATCGACCCTCGTGTCGGTGACTATCTCCGCCCCTCACTGCAGCATTGCCACAGCGAGCGTCAGGTATACTTAGCGACGAAGTTCACGCTTCAGCTCGGAACTGGAGGAGCAGCGTCTGCAACATGCTATTTGCCGGATCTGGACTACTTCAATGCTCGAGGCGGGCGCGACATAGTCCCCCTCTACCGCGATCGCGACGGCCGCGAGCCCAACATTGCAACCGGCATCCTCGCGCTGCTGACCGCTCGCCTTGGCCAATCCGTCTCGGCCGAGGACTTCTTCGCCTACTGTTACGCGATGCTCGCGGGGCCGGCCTATGCCGAAACGTTCGCCGATGAGTTGAGCATTCCGGGCCCTCGCATTCCCCTCACGACGAACCCGCGCCTCTTCGACGAGGCCGTCGCGTTGGGCCGCGAATGGCTCTTCCTGCACACCTACGGGGAACGGTTCGTGCCTACCAGTCGTCGCGCCGGCCGCATTCCCGCCGGCGCCATTAAGTGCGCGAAGGGCACCTCTGATGATCCAGCCGAGTATCCAGAATCGTTCTCGTATGATGCCGCGAAGCGAGAGCTGAGGGTGGGTGATGGCCGCTTCACTGGCGTCTCACCCGAGGTCTACGAGTTTCAGGTCAGTGGCTACAAGGTCGTCCAGCGTTGGTTGGCCGGCCGCATGAAAGAGCGCTCGGGGAAGCGCTCGTCCCCGCTCGATGACATTCGACCGGAGCGCTGGACCTTCGACAACGAACTCCTGCAGTTGCTCTGGGTCCTTGAACACAGCTGCGCAAAGTTCGCGACCCACGCAGCACTCCTCGTTCGCATTCTTGGGTCGAAGTTGATCAGCGCGGATGAACTCGCGGAGCCTACCTTCGAAGATCGCGCCGGCCCGAGACCATCGCGGCGCGGCAATACCGTCCAGGAGACGCTAAACCTCTAG
- the map gene encoding type I methionyl aminopeptidase, producing the protein MIQLKSPRELETMAAGGRILAATHQHIKPALLPGASTLDIDKMVEAFIRSHAGATPSFKGLYGFPGSACISLNEEIVHGIPSAKRILKSGDIITVDIGVYYGGFHTDSAWTYAVGQITPEAQRLMDVTEQSLYAAIKECKLGNHIGDLGAACSAVVEKAGYSVVKDLVGHGVGAVMHEEPQVPNYGKPKRGPRLQVGMTLAIEPMVNAGGPATKTLADKWTIVTLDGALSAHFEHTVAITADGPRILTTL; encoded by the coding sequence GTGATCCAACTCAAGAGTCCCCGCGAGCTCGAGACGATGGCGGCCGGTGGCCGCATCCTCGCCGCGACGCACCAGCACATCAAGCCGGCGCTCTTGCCCGGCGCGTCGACGCTCGACATCGACAAGATGGTCGAGGCGTTCATCCGCTCGCATGCGGGCGCGACGCCGTCGTTCAAGGGGCTCTACGGATTCCCCGGCTCGGCCTGCATCTCGCTGAACGAGGAGATCGTGCATGGCATCCCGAGTGCCAAGCGCATCCTCAAGTCGGGCGACATCATCACGGTGGATATCGGCGTGTACTACGGTGGCTTCCACACGGACAGCGCGTGGACCTACGCCGTGGGGCAGATCACGCCGGAGGCGCAGCGGTTGATGGATGTGACGGAGCAGTCGCTCTACGCGGCCATCAAGGAGTGCAAGCTCGGCAACCACATCGGCGACCTCGGAGCCGCCTGCTCGGCCGTGGTGGAGAAGGCCGGGTACTCGGTGGTGAAGGACCTCGTCGGGCACGGCGTAGGCGCCGTGATGCACGAGGAGCCCCAGGTGCCGAACTACGGCAAGCCGAAGCGCGGCCCGCGCCTGCAGGTGGGCATGACGCTGGCGATCGAGCCGATGGTGAACGCGGGCGGGCCGGCCACGAAGACGCTCGCCGACAAGTGGACCATCGTGACGCTCGATGGGGCGCTGTCGGCGCACTTCGAGCATACGGTGGCGATCACCGCCGACGGGCCGCGGATCCTAACGACCCTGTAG
- a CDS encoding type IV pilus twitching motility protein PilT, whose amino-acid sequence MEKIIKAAVERGASDLHIKAGDVFRARIDGKLVPLTKQALTPDQTKAIALRLIANEDDRARIDKINDYDCSWGAPGIGRFRVNILRQRSSFMIVMRVIPFEVPSFERLAVPGVLKQVSEAERGMILVTGVTGSGKSTTMAAMINHINQHHNKHIVTLENPIEFLHRDLQSSVTQREIGVDTESFRMGLRAALRQDPDVVLIGEMRDAETIDTAMKAAETGHLLISTVHTPDAQSTVLRIMAMFPPEEQDVVRVRLAESLHAVISQRLLPRKDGNGRVAALEIMIVTPTIRDLMLDRDKVNEIRDYIAAGHEQYGMQTFDQHLEQLVKEDVIDLKVALAASTRPSDLALKFNMGG is encoded by the coding sequence ATGGAAAAGATCATCAAGGCGGCAGTCGAGCGTGGGGCCAGCGACCTGCACATCAAGGCAGGCGACGTGTTCCGTGCGCGCATCGACGGCAAGCTGGTGCCGCTCACCAAGCAGGCGCTGACGCCCGACCAGACGAAGGCGATCGCGCTGCGGCTCATCGCCAACGAAGACGACCGCGCGCGCATCGACAAGATCAACGACTACGATTGCTCGTGGGGCGCGCCGGGCATCGGGCGCTTCCGCGTGAACATCCTGCGGCAGCGCTCGAGCTTCATGATCGTGATGCGCGTGATCCCGTTCGAGGTGCCGAGCTTCGAGCGCCTCGCGGTGCCCGGCGTGCTGAAGCAGGTGTCGGAGGCCGAACGCGGCATGATCCTCGTCACCGGCGTCACGGGCTCGGGCAAGAGCACGACGATGGCGGCGATGATCAACCACATCAACCAGCATCACAACAAGCACATCGTGACGCTGGAGAACCCGATCGAGTTCCTGCACCGCGACCTGCAGAGCTCCGTCACGCAGCGCGAGATCGGCGTGGACACGGAGAGCTTCCGTATGGGGCTGCGCGCGGCGCTGCGCCAGGATCCGGACGTCGTGTTGATCGGCGAGATGCGCGACGCCGAGACGATCGACACGGCGATGAAGGCCGCCGAGACGGGGCACCTGCTGATCTCGACGGTGCACACGCCCGATGCGCAGAGCACGGTGCTGCGGATCATGGCCATGTTCCCGCCCGAGGAACAGGACGTGGTGCGCGTGCGGTTGGCGGAGTCGCTGCATGCAGTGATCTCGCAGCGCTTGCTCCCGCGGAAGGACGGCAACGGGCGCGTGGCGGCGCTGGAAATCATGATCGTCACGCCGACGATCCGCGACCTGATGCTCGACCGCGACAAGGTGAATGAGATCCGCGATTACATCGCCGCGGGCCACGAGCAGTACGGCATGCAGACCTTCGACCAGCACCTCGAGCAGCTGGTGAAGGAGGACGTCATCGACCTCAAGGTCGCGCTGGCGGCCTCGACGCGCCCGTCAGACCTGGCGCTCAAGTTCAACATGGGTGGCTGA
- a CDS encoding D-2-hydroxyacid dehydrogenase, producing the protein MSGERLMVVDLRSTAQAFNLPDRVAQAITDATPAGWRVHIVSAVTDSFGDGAQAPSEESLRVIPDAEVYVGFGMPRALFLAGAKLRWVQTGTAGVATLLFDEMRNGACQLTNAAGLYGPTIAEHVLAGVLHFLRAFDLAEEMRREKVWDQSAFATPRALVREVDELHVLVVGAGGLGSEIARRFSALGARVSGVRRRPGLGLPPGFDAIHGLSELDGLLPLADVVVLATPLTEETRSVLDARRMKGLKPGAIVANVARGALLDEAALVDGLVAGRIRGAVLDVFAKEPLAADSPLWQLPRVVWTPHVSGVSPRRFWDRLQDLILDNWARYRAGDPLRNLVDKRAGY; encoded by the coding sequence GTGAGCGGCGAGCGCCTGATGGTCGTGGACCTGCGCTCCACGGCGCAGGCCTTCAACCTGCCGGACCGCGTCGCGCAGGCGATCACCGATGCCACGCCCGCGGGCTGGCGCGTGCACATCGTCTCGGCAGTCACGGACTCCTTCGGTGACGGCGCGCAGGCGCCGAGCGAGGAGTCGTTGCGCGTGATTCCTGACGCCGAGGTCTACGTGGGCTTCGGCATGCCGCGGGCGCTGTTCTTGGCGGGCGCGAAGCTCCGCTGGGTGCAGACCGGAACCGCGGGCGTGGCGACGCTCCTGTTCGACGAGATGCGGAACGGCGCGTGCCAACTCACGAACGCGGCGGGGCTCTATGGCCCGACGATCGCCGAGCATGTGTTGGCTGGCGTGCTGCACTTCCTGCGGGCCTTCGATCTCGCCGAGGAGATGCGTCGCGAGAAGGTCTGGGACCAGAGCGCCTTCGCGACGCCGCGCGCGCTGGTGCGCGAGGTGGATGAACTGCACGTGCTCGTGGTCGGTGCGGGCGGCTTGGGTAGCGAGATTGCCCGTCGCTTTTCCGCGCTTGGGGCGCGTGTCAGCGGCGTGCGCCGACGGCCGGGACTCGGCCTGCCACCGGGGTTCGATGCCATCCACGGGCTCAGCGAGCTCGATGGCTTGCTGCCGCTCGCCGACGTGGTGGTGCTGGCCACGCCGCTGACGGAGGAGACGCGATCGGTCTTGGATGCCCGGCGCATGAAGGGCCTCAAGCCCGGCGCGATCGTCGCGAACGTGGCGCGCGGCGCCCTGTTGGATGAGGCCGCGCTGGTCGACGGCCTCGTGGCGGGCCGCATCCGCGGCGCGGTGCTCGACGTGTTCGCCAAGGAACCGCTGGCGGCGGATAGCCCGCTGTGGCAGCTTCCACGGGTCGTCTGGACGCCGCATGTGAGCGGCGTCTCGCCGCGCCGGTTCTGGGACCGGCTGCAGGACTTGATCCTCGACAACTGGGCGCGCTACCGGGCGGGGGATCCCCTCCGCAACCTGGTGGACAAGCGCGCCGGTTACTGA
- a CDS encoding inositol monophosphatase family protein, which translates to MGLQQERTDWLAVAVRAAAAGAAVIRDAAPDIRNLDWRSKGPTDFVSEVDLAAEAAILAVMGEGVPRATVLAEESAASVPRELLEHGVAIVVDPLDGTTNFLHGYPEYAVSIAILVDGEPVVGVVHDVPGDEVFTARAGGGAQLNGQPIRVSDITDPQRALIGTGFPFRDPNDIDPYHRQMAAVMAHVSGVRRPGAASIDLASVACGRFDGFWEMMLSPWDFAAGMLLVREAGGRATDMSGAHLTAFGPSAVLAGNPAMHRWLQNRLNQSLRTN; encoded by the coding sequence ATGGGGCTTCAACAGGAGCGCACGGACTGGCTGGCGGTGGCGGTGCGCGCGGCAGCGGCGGGCGCGGCGGTGATCCGCGATGCCGCGCCGGACATCCGCAACCTCGACTGGCGGTCGAAAGGCCCCACGGACTTCGTGTCCGAGGTGGATCTGGCGGCCGAAGCGGCCATCCTCGCGGTGATGGGCGAGGGCGTCCCGCGGGCCACCGTGCTCGCCGAGGAGAGCGCGGCCAGCGTCCCGCGCGAGCTGCTCGAGCATGGGGTGGCGATCGTCGTGGACCCACTCGACGGCACGACGAACTTCCTGCACGGCTATCCCGAGTACGCGGTCAGCATCGCGATCCTGGTGGACGGCGAGCCAGTCGTCGGCGTGGTGCACGACGTGCCCGGTGATGAAGTCTTCACGGCGCGCGCCGGCGGCGGCGCTCAGCTCAACGGCCAGCCAATTCGCGTATCGGACATCACCGATCCGCAGCGCGCGCTGATCGGCACGGGGTTCCCGTTCAGGGACCCGAACGACATCGACCCCTACCATCGCCAGATGGCGGCGGTCATGGCGCATGTGAGCGGCGTGCGCCGGCCCGGCGCGGCGAGCATCGACTTGGCCAGCGTGGCCTGCGGACGCTTCGACGGCTTTTGGGAGATGATGCTGTCGCCGTGGGACTTCGCGGCGGGCATGCTGCTCGTGCGCGAGGCGGGGGGCCGAGCCACCGACATGAGCGGCGCGCATCTCACGGCCTTCGGCCCGAGCGCCGTGCTTGCGGGGAATCCGGCCATGCACCGGTGGCTGCAGAACAGGCTGAACCAGAGCCTAAGAACGAACTGA
- the trpS gene encoding tryptophan--tRNA ligase: MTRVFSGIQPSGELHIGNYLGAVKNWVALQGQHESFFCIVNYHAITVAYLPDDLRRRTRDMAISLLASGLDEAKCTLFVQSDVPEHTELQWIFNTVTPLGELERQVQFKDKAGKQEQVMAGLLNYPVLQAADILLYLADTVPVGEDQVQHLELSRVVARNWNARFSPDAPYFPEPQPKLTPTRRIVGLDGQAKMSKSLGNTIGLLETPDEMWNKLRPAITDPARQRKTDPGTPENCKTVFELHKAFSSAETVKEVDENCRGAKWGCIDCKKVLHANMVAELTPIRTRAEALQANPKQVDALLAEGGRKARAVAQETIRTVKDKMGLDARG; this comes from the coding sequence ATGACGCGTGTCTTCAGCGGGATCCAGCCCTCGGGCGAATTGCACATCGGCAACTACCTCGGGGCCGTCAAGAACTGGGTCGCGCTGCAGGGCCAGCACGAGTCGTTCTTCTGCATCGTAAACTACCACGCCATCACGGTGGCGTACCTGCCGGACGACCTGCGTCGCCGCACCCGCGACATGGCGATCTCGCTGCTGGCCTCCGGCCTCGACGAGGCCAAGTGCACGCTGTTCGTCCAGAGCGACGTGCCGGAGCACACCGAGCTGCAGTGGATCTTCAACACGGTCACGCCGCTGGGCGAGCTCGAGCGCCAGGTGCAGTTCAAGGACAAGGCGGGCAAGCAGGAGCAAGTCATGGCCGGCCTGCTCAACTATCCCGTGCTGCAGGCGGCGGACATCCTGCTGTACCTCGCCGACACGGTGCCCGTCGGCGAAGACCAGGTGCAGCATCTCGAACTCTCGCGCGTCGTGGCCCGCAACTGGAACGCCCGCTTCTCGCCCGACGCGCCGTACTTCCCGGAGCCGCAGCCCAAGCTCACGCCGACGCGGCGCATCGTCGGGCTCGACGGCCAGGCAAAGATGAGCAAGTCGCTAGGCAACACCATCGGCCTGCTCGAGACGCCGGACGAGATGTGGAACAAGCTGCGGCCGGCCATCACCGACCCGGCGCGGCAGCGGAAGACCGATCCCGGCACGCCGGAGAACTGCAAGACCGTCTTCGAGCTGCACAAGGCGTTCTCGAGCGCCGAGACGGTGAAGGAAGTGGACGAGAACTGCCGCGGCGCCAAGTGGGGCTGCATCGACTGCAAGAAGGTGCTGCACGCGAACATGGTGGCCGAGCTGACGCCGATCCGCACGCGGGCCGAGGCGCTGCAGGCCAATCCCAAGCAGGTGGACGCGTTGCTCGCCGAGGGCGGTCGCAAGGCACGGGCGGTTGCGCAGGAGACGATCCGCACGGTGAAGGACAAGATGGGGCTCGACGCGCGTGGATGA
- a CDS encoding MgtC/SapB family protein yields MDEFAQWIEVFRLDLGAKLLIAILAGGAIGLERELRHKPAGLRTNILICLGSALLMDLSMRIAGPSGGDPGRIAAQVVTGIGFLGAGTILHTRGTITGLTSAATIWVVAAIGLTAGAGFLFEALAATITVMVVLEGMGYIERRFLDRPSDTAEGIPPDEFDARTGGRRGGDASQRRRASDRPHQGDDA; encoded by the coding sequence GTGGATGAATTCGCGCAGTGGATCGAGGTGTTTCGCCTCGACCTCGGGGCGAAGCTGCTGATCGCCATCCTCGCGGGCGGCGCCATCGGGCTTGAGCGCGAGCTGCGGCACAAGCCGGCGGGCCTGCGCACCAACATCCTCATCTGCCTCGGATCGGCGCTGCTCATGGACCTCTCGATGCGCATCGCCGGCCCAAGCGGCGGCGATCCCGGCCGCATCGCGGCGCAGGTCGTGACGGGCATCGGCTTCCTCGGCGCGGGGACGATCCTGCACACGCGCGGCACGATCACCGGCCTGACGAGCGCGGCGACCATCTGGGTCGTCGCGGCGATCGGTCTCACGGCGGGCGCCGGGTTCCTCTTCGAGGCGCTGGCCGCGACGATCACCGTGATGGTCGTGCTCGAGGGCATGGGCTACATCGAGCGGCGCTTCTTGGACCGGCCCAGCGATACCGCTGAGGGCATTCCACCGGACGAGTTCGACGCGCGGACCGGCGGACGGCGTGGTGGCGATGCTTCGCAGCGCCGGCGGGCGAGCGATCGCCCGCACCAAGGCGACGACGCGTGA